ACGCTGGTTGCGGTCCGCGAGCGAATAGCCGAGCGCGTTATACGCCTGCGCGTTGTCGGGTTGCGTGCGCATCAGCTTGCGCAGCTGCGTTTCCATTACGTCGAAATGGCCGTTCTTCTCGGCAGCCATCGCGTAGTCGTACGTGAGATCGGGGTCGTCGGGGAAATCGGTGGTGGCCTGGGCGAGGCGCGCTTCAGCCTCCGGATAGCGCTTCGCATCGAACAGGATCGCCGCGTCGGTGCGTGCGATCAGCGCCTGCTCATGCGGGTCCTGCGTGCGAATGCCGGCGAGCAGCTTGCGCGCGTCATCGGATTTGCCGTCTCTTTGCAGCAGTTGCGCGCGGGTGATCTGCGCGGGAATGTATTGGGTGCTCGTGGCGGGAATCTTGTCCAGCCAGCGGTTCGCGCCTGCCGTATCTTTCTGTTCAAGCGACAACTGCGCGAGATAGATATACGCCTGGCCCGGATCGGCGCCCGGCGTCTTCTCGGCCTTTTGCGCATATTGCTGCAGATAGTTCTGCGCTTCGGGCAGGTTCTTCTGCTGGATCTTGATGAGCGCGAGTGCCATCAGCGGCGTCAGATCGTTCGGGTTGTCCTTCTGCATGAACTCGAACTGTTTCTGCGCGTCGTCGAGGCGGTCGCTGGCCAGATACATCTGCGCGAGCGCAAGGCGGGCCTCGTGCGACTTCGGATTCGCCTGCACGTACTTCTCGATCGACGCGATGCCTTCCTTGCGCTCCTCCGGCCCCATCTGCGACAGCATCAATGCCGCGGGCAGATAGTCGGGCTTCAGCTTGAGCGCCTGTTCGAGCGATTTGCGCGCGCCGGGCGCATCGTCGGCAATGAGTTGCTGACGCGCGATCGCGAATTGCGCTTCGGGGCGGTTCAGGTCGTTCGCGACGAGATCCTGCAGCACGTGCAGGCCGCCGATCCGGTTCGGCCCGCGCGAGATCAGCAGTTGCAACGCGAGAATGCCGTTGCCGCGGTTTTCAGGCGGAATCTTCGCGAGTTCCTTCGCGAGCATCGGCTTCGCGTCGTCGGGCTTGCCCGACAACACGAGCAGCGACGCATCCAGTTGCGCGGCGCGTTCCGATTGCGGCGCATACTGTTGCCACAATTGCGCAGCCGTCAGCGCATCCGACGGACTCTGCGCGGCCAGTGCGATTTCAGTCGCGCGCTGCGCCATGCGCGGGTCGTGCGTGTCACGCGCGAGCGAGAGGTAGGTCTGATACGCGGGCGCGGGTTGATTGCGCTGCAGCGCGACTTCTGCCGCGAGCACCTGGAACACAATCTGGCTCGTCAGCGCGACGCTGGGCAGATTGGCTTTTTCGTCGGCGGAATCGGGGCCGAAAGCATCTTGCACGGAGACGGTGTTGTCATCCGCATCGGGCGATTGATCCTGCGCATGCGCGGGCAATGCGCCGAGCGCCCAGACAGCCAGCACGGCCACACCCAGCAGCCGGCGTGCGGAAACAGCGTGCGGCACGCCGTTCGCACCGGTCCGGCGCTTCAAAAACTGCTTAACGATGGACAGGTTCATACATATCCGTTCAATGTTTCAGTCGATTGTAACGCGCTCGCTACAATAAGCGCATAACCGCGGACGCAAGTAGCAGACCAGTCGCGGCCATTCGCGCCCATAAAGGGCGTGTGGCCGTCAAGGCGCAATCTGCCGCTTGCAACACGCCTTGTTCGGCGGGACGCCCGAAGGGCCATTCGCCGCGTCGTGCTCCTTGTGGATACGTCCAGTATCCACTTCGTTCCATTTTTTGCGCCCGATCACTCCGACGGTGAGCGCAAGCCGGTTGTTAGCGATATCAGGTCTCAACACATGCCAGAGTTACCAGAAGTCGAGGTTACCCGACGCGGAATCGAGCCGTATGTAGCCGGACAGCGTGTCAAGCGAGTCGACGTGCGCACGCCGGCACTGCGCTGGCCGATTCCGCCCGGTTTCGCACGTCTGCTGCAGGGCCGGCTGGTCCACAAAGTAGCGCGGCGCGGCAAGTACCTGCTGTTCGAGATCGACGAAGGCTGGTTCATCGTGCATCTCGGCATGACGGGGACGCTCAGGGTGCTGCGCAACGTGCCGCATCCGCCGGCCGCTGCGAAGCACGATCATGTCGACTGGGTGTTCGACGACTTCATTTTGCGCTTCCGCGATCCGCGCCGCTTTGGCGCTGTGTTATGGCACACGCGCTCGGCTGGCGACGTTCTCGAACATCCGTTGCTGGCGGATCTGGGCGTCGAGCCGTTCGCACCGTCGTTCTCCGGCGCGCTGCTGCATCGAAAGACGCGCGGGCGGAAGATTTCGGTGAAGCAGGCGCTGCTTGCGGGCGATATCGTCGTCGGCGTGGGCAACATTTACGCATCTGAAAGCCTGTTTCGCGCGGGTATCCGGCCGACCACGGCCGCCGGCCGGATCTCGTCCGTTCGTTACGGTCTGCTTGCAGACGCCGTGCGCATCACGCTTGCCGCCGCGATCGAGAAGGGCGGCAGCACGTTGCGCGACTTCGTCGGCAGCAACGGCGAAAGCGGCTACTTCCAGCTCGACTATTTCGTCTATGATCGCGCGGGTCTGCCATGCCGCGTATGCGGCACGCCGATCAAACAGATCGTGCAGGGGCAACGCTCCACTTACTACTGTCCGACCTGCCAACGCTGATCCGTTCATGTCCGTTCCCGCTTCCTCGACTGTTTTTCCCAGGATACCAACGCTGTCCGATTTCTCTGTGCGGCTGATCGCATGGCAGCGCGAACACGGCCGTCACGACCTGCCGTGGCAAAACACGCGCGATCCATATCGGATCTGGCTGTCCGAAATCATGCTGCAGCAGACGCAGGTGTCGACGGTGATCCCGTACTACGCGCGCTTTCTCGCGCGTTTTCCGGATGTTGCCGCCCTCGCCGCCGCACCCGACGACGACGTGATGACGCTGTGGGCCGGCCTTGGCTACTACACGCGCGCGCGCAATCTGCATCGCTGCGCGCAGGTCGTCGTCGAGCAGCACGGCGGGCGGTTTCCCGAGAGCGTGGAAGCGCTCGCGGAGTTGCCGGGTATCGGACGATCAACAGCGGCCGCGATTGCATCGTTCGCATTCGGCGCGCGCGCGACGATTCTCGACGGCAACGTGAAGCGCGTGCTTGCGCGCGTGTTCGGCGTCGAAGGTTTTCCGGGCGAGAAGAAAGTCGAGAACGGGATGTGGCTGCTGGCGGAGTCGCTGCTGCCCGTGAATGCGACCGACGACGACATCAGCGCCTACACGCAGGGGCTGATGGATTTCGGCGCGACCCTGTGTGCGCGCGGCAAGCCAGATTGCGTGCGCTGTCCGTTTGCAGTCGATTGCGTGGCGAACGTGACGGGCCGTCAGCGCGAACTACCGGCGGCGCGCCCGAAGAAAACGGTGCCGACGCGCCGCACGTGGATGCTGCTGCTGCGCGACGGCGACACGGTGATGCTCGAAAAACGCCCGCCGTCGGGCATCTGGGGCGGCTTGTGGAGCCTGCCGGAAGCAGCGGATGAAGCGGCGCTCGTGCAACTCGCGCGCGACTTCGGCGCGACAGCAGACGTTTCGCCGCTCGCGCCGCTCACTCATGTGTTCACGCACTTCAGGCTCGACATCGAGCCGCGCATCGCGGAGTTCGATCATGCGGCGACAGTCGCGAGCGCGCGCGACGCCGACACCGTATGGATCTCGCTGAACGAACTGGACGCGTATGGCGTGCCCGCGCCCGTGCGCAAGCTGCTCGAAGCCCTGCAGGGCTCGCTGATCTGAACGCCGGCGCTACAGCAGCTGATGCTGCTGCATGTAGTGATGCACGATGTCGATCCGTGCCCCGGCGTCCTGCAGTTCCATCAGCTTTTGCCGCGCCTTCAGCGCGACAGGCAGCACTTCGGACAGGCGGTTCGACACCCATGTCGGATCGTCGAGCCTGAACGGCTCGAGGAACGGCAGGCTCTCGGCGTCGCGCTCGCGGATCGTCGCGATGATGCGCTCGAGCACTTCCGCGCACGCGCCGAACTTTTCCATGTAATGGGTGCCTTCGAGCGGGACGTCGCTGCCGATCAACTCGGCCATCCCGACCAGCAACCCGCCTGATTCAACGCGATGCGACAGCAGCCGGAAACGCTCGGTGCCGCGTGCGCGAATCAGCAGCATGCCGAACTCGTCGACATCGCAAACGTCGATTTCCGCGAGACAACCGACGCTCTCCGGCACGGACGGCTCATCGGGCTGCGCGACTTCGCCGCCGCTTTTCAGCAGACACACGCCGAACGACGTGTGGTCGCGCAGACAGTCGCGCGCCATGTCGAGATAGCGTGCCTCGAAGATCTTCAGCGGCAGCAGTCCATCGGGAAAGAGGACGGTGTGCAAAGGAAACAGCGGCACATCGGCAAGCACGGACGGTGTAGAGGACATGGCGCAACGCTTCGGTTAGGGCCGCCGCTGCGAGCGACGGCCGGTCGGGCCACCATCGGATAACTCAGGCGACCAGTTTCGATGAGTCGTCGACGTTGATCGGCGCATCGCGATGCCGCACTAACACGTTTGCTTCGCTCGCGAAACGCGCGGCAAGCGTTTCGGCGATGAATACCGAGCGGTGCTGTCCGCCCGTACAACCGATTGCAACGGTGAGATAACTGCGATTGTCGTCGCGGAAATGCGGCAGCCATTTCTGCAGAAACGACTCGATGTCGCCGATCATCTGTTGAACGACGGGCAGTGCGTCGAGGAAATCGATGACAGGCTTGTCGAGTCCCGTCAGCGGACGCAGTTCGCGGTCGTAGTAAGGGTTCGGCAGGGTGCGCACGTCGAACACGAAGTCGGCGTCGAGCGGCACGCCGCGCTTGAAGCCGAACGACTCGAACATCAGCGCGAGCCCAGTGTGCTCCTGCTCGATGAAACGCTTGACCCACGCGCGTAAAACGTTTGCCCGCAAGTTGCTGGTATCGATCTGATGGCCGAATTCGGCGAGCCCCGCGACCAGTTCGCGCTCGCGCTCGATCGCTTCGGCCAGCGACGTCAACACGCCGACGTCGGCATCGTGTGCGGGCGACCCCGACAGCGGATGGCGGCGGCGTGTTTCGGAAAAGCGTTGGATCAGTGCCTGAGTGCTGGCGTTCAGGAACAGCACGCGCACGTCGTGCTGACCGGCGAGATCGCGGATCATTTGCGGCATGTCGTCGAGCGAGGCGCCCGAGCGCGCGTCGATCGCCACCGCTAGCCGGTCCTGGCCATCGCCCGCGAGGTACGCGGCGAGTTCGGGCAAAAAGCGCGGCGGCAAATTGTCGACGCAGTAGTAGCCCGCGTCTTCGAGCGCGTTCAAAGCGACAGACTTGCCGGAGCCGGAGATACCGGTGATCAGGATAATGCGCATGGAGTCGTGGAATCCGTTGGGTTCATCATAGCATCCGGTGTCACCCGCTGTGCCGCCGCGGCTTTGCGCGCATTACGTCAGATCAGCTTGCCGGGAAACTGGCTGTCGGGGTCCTGCATGGCGAGGCGCTGGCGGTCCATGAAGTCGCGGAGCGTGTCGATACCGCGCAGTTGCAGGATCGTGTTGCGCACGGCCGCCTCGACCAGCACGGCGAGATTTCGGCCGGCCGCCACCTGGATCGTAACCTTGCTGATGGGCAGGCCGAGCACATCGACGGTCTGGCTCTCGAGCGGCAGGCGCTGGAATTCGCCGTCCGGGCGGCGTACCAGCTGGACGATCAGCTTCAGCTTCATTTTCCGGCGCACGGCCGTTTCACCGAAGATCGTCTTGATGTCGAGCAGGCCGAGGCCGCGCACTTCGAGCAGATTCTGCAGCAGCGGCGGGCAGCGTCCTTCGACGAAATCCGGGCCGAGGCGCACGAAGTCGACGGCGTCGTCGGCGACCAGACCGTGGCCGCGCGAGATCAGTTCGAGGCCGAGTTCGCTCTTGCCCAGGCCCGAGTCGCCCGTGAGCAGCACGCCCATGCCGAGAATGTCGAGAAACACGCCGTGCAGCGTTGCACGCGGCGCAAGGATGCGCGACATGTAGAGCCGCAAACTGTCGATCACCGCAGCGGGCGACATCGGCGTGGTGAACAGCGGCGTCGACGAGCGCGTGCATCGCAGGACCAGTTCCGGCGGCGCGGCGACGCCGCCCGCGACAACCAGGAACGGCGGCTCGAGCGCGATCAGCTCGGCCATGTGGCGCGAGCGGTCTTCGTCGGATTGACGCTGGTAGTAGTTGGTTTCGGCTTCGCCGAGCACCTGGATCCGGTTCGGGTGGATCAGGTTAAGGTGGCCGACGAGGTCGGCGCTGGACGTTGCAGTCGCAACCGTTTCTGCCGAGAAGCCGCGCTCCCAGCCCTCATGCCCCGTCAGCCAGCTGAGTTTCAGCGCGGCGGCGTTGTCGTCGAAAATGCTTTGGGCGTTGATGCTGGACGTATCCATGAATCCCTGACTCCCTGACCTCGTATGTGCCGCTAGGGTGCTGCTGGCGTTCTGGTCTGCCGCCCGCCTGCTGCGCGTCGGCTGTTGCCGGTGCGCTGTTGCCAGCGCTGCGACGGCGTGCACGGAACATGTTCGGCTCGCGGCGATGCGGGTTTGCCGGACTTCGCCGCAAGCCTCGAATCAAACGCGCTGGTGGCTCCTGCGCATTTCAGCCGCGAAATGCCGCGAATACGTCAAGGTTGCCACTGAGTCAACAGGCGATGCAACGCCTCGCGGTCCTCTTCTGTGTGCAACCGTTCGCGCGCTTCGCGATCCGACAACAGTTGGGCGATCTCCGACAGGATTTCAAGGTGCTGCTGCGTCGCCTGTTCGGGGACGAGCAGGAAGATGAGCAGCGAAACGGGCTGGCCGTCCGGCGATTCGAACGGGATCGGATCGGCGAGCCGCACGAACGCGGCAAGCGGCTGCTTGAGGCCCTTGATGCGGCCGTGCGGGATCGCCACGCCTTCGCCGAGCCCCGTTGAACCGAGGCGTTCGCGCGCGAACAGATTGTCAGTCACTGTGCTGCGGGCGATGCCGTTCTGGTTTTCGAAGATCAGGCCCGCTTGCTCGAATACGCGTTTCTTGCTTGTAACCGCGAGACCGACGACGACGTTTTCGAGGGGAAGATATTTGGCTAAACGATTCATGTTGACAGGCGCAAAGGTCGCCTGGATTCTCCTCGCTGTGGCGTTTGAAAAGCGTTCCATGCCTCGCAGCTGCTCATGGCGAATCCAGCGACGCGCGATGAGCCCTGCTCTTGAGACCCGCAATGATCCCTTTGTGCAGGGCTCGGGCTGGACAAAGACCCCGAAGGTAACCGATTTATTATAGAACAGGGTTGCTACCGATGGTGCGCCGCGCCATGACTCTAATTGGCGTGCCCCGCGGATCGTCCGGGACTGCCAACCACGCGCATGCAACACCGCGTGCCGCGAGCAACATGCGCACAAACAAAAACCGCCCGATATCGGGCGGTTCGCGGGGCTAAGCAAAAGCCTCTACTGGCTTATTGCGGTGGCACTTCGGGTTGTGCCGCCAGTGGCTGATACTTGATTGCCTCGTGCTGATGGCCCTGCAGGCGATCCTTGTGACGAATGACTTGCCGGTCCAGCTTGTCGATCATCAGGTCGATCGCGGCGTAGAGGTCGCCATCACAGCTTTCGACGAAGATATCCTTGCCCTTCAGATGCAGGTTGATTTCAACCTTTTGCCTCTTTTCCTTTTCCTTGTGGTTGTCGACCGAGAGGACCACACTGCCATCGATCACCTGATCGAAATGTCTTAGCACCCTGTCAAGTTTGGTGATCACGTATTCTCGCAACGCTGGCGTTACATCGAGATGGTGTCCACTGATCTTCAGATTCATAGTGCTTCTCCAAGCTAGTGGCCGCCTGGTCCGCATGAATCGCGCGAGCGCCGGTCGATTCCCTCGATCTGCCACGCCGTCCCCCGTTTGACAGGCTGCTGGCAGGTCGCATCGGCCAGCCTGCTCCGCCAAACAGCGGCGCGGCCGGAAAATACCCGCCACAGGAGGTAGCGGGCTAAAGAGACTTGCGCAGATTGACTGCCGGGATTTTCAGTGCTTCGCGGTATTTCGCAACGGTACGGCGAGCGACGACGAAACCCTGTTCCGCCAGCAGTTCGGCAATGCGGCTGTCTGAAAGAGGAGATTTGGTGTCTTCCGCTCCTATCAGTTGCTTGATGAGTGCGCGAATGGCCGTTGAAGAGGCCGCGCCCCCCGTGTCGGTGGACACGTGCGATCCGAAGAAGTACTTAAATTCAAGCGTCCCGAATGGGGTGAGCATGTACTTGCCGGTTGTCACACGCGAGACCGTCGACTCGTGTAAACCCAGCGTATCAGCTATTTCCCGCAAAACCAAGGGGCGCATGGCAATTTCGCCGTGGGCGAAAAAGTTCTTTTGACGCTCCACAATTGCCTGTGCGACACGCAGGATCGTCTCGAAGCGCTGCTGGATATTCTTGATCAGCCAACGCGCTTCCTGCAGTTGCTGCCGCAGCGAACCGCTGCCCGGATCGCCGCGATTGTTGCGCAGGATATTCGCATACAGATGGTTGATACGCAGTTTCGGCACGACTTCCGGATTCAGTTCGGCCTGCCATCCCTGTGCCGTTTTGCGCACCATGATGTCGGGCACGACGTAGTCCGCCTCGGCCTTGCCGTAGGCCGCACCGGGGAACGGCTCCAGCGAGCGGATCAGCGCATGCGCTTCGCGCAGATCGTCGTCGCTTGCCTTCAGGTATTTGCGCAGTCGCGTGAAGTCGCGTGCGGCGAGCAGTTCCAGGTGATGCGCGACGATGTCGAGCGCGAGCGTGCGCGTGGGCGACGGCTCGAGCCGGCCCAACTGCAAACGCAGGCATTCCGACGCCGAACGCGCGCCGACCCCCGCTGGGTCGAAGCTGTGCAGCAAGGCGAGGGCCGCGTTGAGTTCGTCGGTATCGACTTCGAGTTCTTCCGGCAAATCGGCGAGGATTTCGTCGAAGGTGGCCGTCAGATAGCCGTCGTCGTCGAGCGATTCGATCAGGAACGTGATGAGCGCGCGGTCCCGTGCGCTTGCTCCCGTTACGCGAAGTTGAGCAGTCAGGTGATCGCGCAGCGTCGTGGTCGATTCGTGGATTTGCAGCGGCGGCAGATCGTCGTCGTCCGATGCGTTGCCCGAACGGCCGTAGTCGTCGAGATTCCACTGGTTGGCGTCCGAGTTCGCATCCGAACCCATGCCGTTGTATTCGTCCACACCCTGTGGCTCGCCGCCTTCCTGGCTTTCGCCGGAGGAGGTCGACGACGACGAGGACGGCGGCGCGCCCGACATCTCTTCCGGCGACGTGTTCTGCGAGGTCTGCGCGATGACAGTGCCGTCGGCGGCGACGCGCAACGGACTCGCGATCCAGTCGTCCTCCGTTTCGAGCAACGGATTCTGGGCGATCGCCATCGACACTTCCTGTTGCAGTTCGAGCGTAGACAGCTGCAGCAGCCGGATGGACTGTTGCAGTTGTGGTGTCAGCGCAAGATGCTGCGACAGGCGAAGTTGGAGGCTGGCTTTCATGGCAATGTGTGATTCATTGTAGAGAGTTTGCCACGACCGCGATACCTTGCGACACCCGCAAAAACGCGCGTGTCCCAGATTTTGGCGCGGACGGCCGATAACGCGCGCAAACCGCGCGCAACTGCGCAAGCGACAACGCGCCAGCGTAGCCCGTCAAAATTACTGAACCCGTGTTATGAAACGGCCTGGGATCAGGCCGTGAGGGCGCTGCAAGCGGCGTGCACGAGCCGCGTGCGGGCGTTACATGCGGAAGTGTTCGCCCAGATAGACGCGGCGCACGCTCTCGTTTTCAATGATGTCGCCGGGCGCGCCGGCTGCGAGCACGCTGCCGTCGCTGATGATATATGCGTGATCACAGATACCGAGTGTCTCGCGGACGTTGTGATCGGTGATGAGCACGCCGATGTTGCGCTGCTTCAGGAACTTCACGATCTTCTGAATTTCCAGCACCGCAATGGGGTCGACGCCCGCGAACGGTTCGTCGAGCAGGATGAAGCTCGGATTGGTCGCAAGGGCGCGCGCGATCTCGACGCGGCGGCGCTCGCCGCCCGACAGCGACAGAGCCGGGTTCTCCCGCAAGTGCGCAATCTGCAGTTCGTCGAGCAGCGCTTCCGTGCGCGACGCGATCGCGTCCTTCGACAGACGCTTGCCGTCCTCGCCGATCTGCAGCTCCAGCACCGCGCGGATGTTTTCCTCGACGGAGAGCTTGCGGAACACGGACGCTTCCTGCGGCAGATACGACAGGCCGAGCGACGCGCGCTTGTGAATGGGCAGAAGGCTGATCGACTTGCCGTCGAGATCGATCTCGCCGGCGTCGAGCGGCACCAGGCCGACGATCATGTAGAACGACGTGGTCTTGCCGGCGCCGTTCGGGCCGAGCAGGCCGACCACTTCGCCGCTCTTCACGTCGAGCGAGACGTCCTTGACGACCGTGCGCGAACCATAGCGCTTCTTCAGATTGCGGACGACGAGCGAACTGCTGGTGCCCGCCGGCTTTCGGTTGGGAAGGGCGGGGGCGCTCACGGCTTCGTCGATCCTTGTCCCTGGAACTGGTTGGTCGGTTGTAGTGTGGTGGACGGCCCGGTGATCGGCTGGGCGCCGCCGTTGCGCGGCGACAGCATGGCGCGCACACGGCCGTTCGGATTGCCCGGACCTGCGACGTCCTTGCCGGCCTTCGCCGTGTAGAAGTCGTTCTGGCCGTCGTACGTGATGACGCTGCCGTGCACTTCGTCCATGATCGTGTTCAGACCTTGCAGGCGGCGCACGGTTGCGCGCGTCGTCAGCGTGGTGAGGTCCTGCTTGCCGTCGTAGTCGATGCGTTCGGCATCACCGTCGATGTATTCATCGACGCCGTCGCGCTTCTGGCGAAAGTACGCGAGGTTCTTGCCCGTCGACGTGCCCGTTGCATATTGATAGCCCTGCGGGTCCTGCGTCACTTCGACGCGGTCCGCCTTGATCACGATCGTGCCTTTGGTCGCGACCACGTGGCCGGTGAAGATGTTGACCTGTTTGAGGTCGTCATACGTCATGTTGTCCGCTTCGATATTGAGCGGTTTGTCCTTGTCGGCACGTTCGGCGTGCGCGAGCGGCGCAATACCGGCAAGCGGCAAGGCGATCAACAGAGCCGCAAGCCCGGCGCGGCTCGTGCGAAACGCGCGCATGCGGCCGGACTCAAAACGGGGGAACGATTCGTTCATGCAGTCACGCTGGAATTGGATTTACCCGGGTTGCTTCTGGGAACTGCCGGAGTCGACGGGGGCGATGGCGCCACGCACGTTGCCGAATAGCTGGATGACCCGGGTGACATTGTTGTAGTTCATACCGCTGGCCGTCATGATCGACTGGCCGCGCTGAAGTTTAACCGGCTTTTCCGTCTCGATCACATCGTCGTTCACGAGCACGCGGAAATGCGAGGAATCGGCCTGCATTCTCGGGTCGCCAAAACCCGCGTCGCGCACGATACGCGCGTTGTCGTACAGATCGACGATCGACGCGTCGCCGTTCACCGTGCCCCGGTCGCCCGTCGCCGTGACGACGGGTTTGCCCGGCTGGAACGCACGGATGGCGGGCATGGTGAGGTCGCTCACTTCGTTATCTTCGTAGTGGACGAGCTTCGACGCGGTGAGGCGGTATTGCGTTGCGCCCGACTGGTCGAGTTCGGATATCGAAAAGTTATCCGCGAAATAGTCCGGCGTGTGCTGTTTCGGCCTGACCACGCCTTCGTCCTGGCGCGGCAGCGTAGCCTGCAGCAGCCAGTACGTGACGCCGGCGAGCGCCGCCATCGCGACGAGCGGGATCAGCGAGGTCCAGCGAAACTGGTTCATCCGACAAGGCCTCGCTGCACCTCACCGCTGCATGCGGCGGCGAGCAGCGCGTCATAGCGGCCTTGCGCGCGCAGCAGCGCGTCGCACACTTCGCGCACCGCGCCGTGGCCGCCGCGCGCTTCGCTGACCCAGTGCGCACGGGCGATCACTTCGGGATGCGAGTTTGCCGGTGCGGCCGCGAAGCCGACTTTCAGCATCACGGCGAGATCGACCCAGTCGTCGCCCATGTAGCCGCATTCTTCCGGCGTGCGGCCCGTTTCCTTCAGCAACGCTTCAAATGCCGCGAGCTTGTGCTCGACGCCCTGATACACATGCGTGATGCGCAGATTTTCCGCGCGCTTTTCGACGATGCCCGACTTGCGCCCCGTGATGATCGCCGTGTCGATGCCTGCCTCGCGCAGCAGCTTGGCGCCGTGACCGTCCATCGAGTTGAAGGCCTTCATCGTGTCGCCTTCGGCCGTAAACAGCAGGCTGCCGTCGGTGAGCACGCCATCGACGTCGAAAATCATCAACTTCACGCGGCTTGCGCGTTCGGCTGCGGTCAGGGCGGTGGCCATCAGATCACCTTCTTCGAAAACAGATCGTGCATGTTGAGTGCGCCGATCAGCTTGCCTGCTTCATCGACGACGAGCATCTGATTGATCCGGTGGCGCTCCATCAGTTCCACGGCTTCGACCGCGAGCCGGTCGGGACCGATCGTGCGCGGGCCGTGCGTCATCACGGAGCTGATTGACAGCGCGCGGAAATCGCCGTCGCGCTCGAGCACGCGGCGCAGATCGCCGTCGGTGAAAATGCCTTTGACGCGCTCATTTTCGTCGACGATGGCCGTCATGCCCATGCGCTTGGCCGTCAGCTGGAACAGCGCGTCGCGTACGGTCGCGTCCGACAGCACCTTCGGCACCTGGTCGCCCGTGCGCATCACGTCGCGCACGTAGGTGAGCAGACGCCGGCCCAGCGCGCCGCCGGGATGTGAGCGCGCGAAATCGTCGGCGCCGAAGCCGCGCGCTTCGAGCACGGCAACGGCGAGCGCATCGCCGAGCGCGAGCGCAGCCGTGGTGCTGGCCGTCGGCGCGAGATTCATCGGGCACGCTTCCTTTTCGACGCCGCAGTACAGATGCACGTCGGCGATCGTGGCGAGGCTCGAACCGGGGCGGCCCGTCATCGCGATCATCTTCGCGCCGAGGCGCTTGACGAGCGGCAGGATCGCAACCAGTTCCTCCGATTCGCCGGAATTCGACATGCCGATGAAGACGTCGTCGGCCGTCACCATGCCGAGGTCGCCGTGGCTGGCTTCCGCGGGATGCACGAAGAACGCGGGCGTGCCCGTGCTCGCGAGCGTCGCTGCGAGCTTGCGCGCGATATGACCGGATTTGCCGATGCCGGACACGACCACACGCCCGCGGCAGCCGAGAATGAAGTCGATTGCTTCGAGGAACGCATCGTCGAGATGATCGCGAAGCGAGCGCACGGCTTCTGCTTCGATGTCCAGCACGTCGCGAGCGAGCGCAAGTGCCCGGTCGCCATTGATTTTCGCTATCATCCGGGGAGTATAGCAAAGGCGCTTGTTCGCCGCGCCGGGAACGACCTTTCCGGACATTGCCTTCACGGGCCCCTGAACCTTGCTGCGCGGGCGTTTGCGCGTGGCTCCGCCGACGAACCAGGATGCTCTCTTCCATGCGCTTTTGCCGATGATTT
This is a stretch of genomic DNA from Paraburkholderia caribensis. It encodes these proteins:
- a CDS encoding tetratricopeptide repeat protein; the protein is MNLSIVKQFLKRRTGANGVPHAVSARRLLGVAVLAVWALGALPAHAQDQSPDADDNTVSVQDAFGPDSADEKANLPSVALTSQIVFQVLAAEVALQRNQPAPAYQTYLSLARDTHDPRMAQRATEIALAAQSPSDALTAAQLWQQYAPQSERAAQLDASLLVLSGKPDDAKPMLAKELAKIPPENRGNGILALQLLISRGPNRIGGLHVLQDLVANDLNRPEAQFAIARQQLIADDAPGARKSLEQALKLKPDYLPAALMLSQMGPEERKEGIASIEKYVQANPKSHEARLALAQMYLASDRLDDAQKQFEFMQKDNPNDLTPLMALALIKIQQKNLPEAQNYLQQYAQKAEKTPGADPGQAYIYLAQLSLEQKDTAGANRWLDKIPATSTQYIPAQITRAQLLQRDGKSDDARKLLAGIRTQDPHEQALIARTDAAILFDAKRYPEAEARLAQATTDFPDDPDLTYDYAMAAEKNGHFDVMETQLRKLMRTQPDNAQAYNALGYSLADRNQRLQEADKLVEKALALSPNDAFIMDSVGWVKYRLGDTSDAIRVLRKAYDLQPNAEIGAHLGEVLWKSGDQDQARAAWRDARKLEPDNDTLVKTLKRFQVNDL
- the mutM gene encoding bifunctional DNA-formamidopyrimidine glycosylase/DNA-(apurinic or apyrimidinic site) lyase; the protein is MPELPEVEVTRRGIEPYVAGQRVKRVDVRTPALRWPIPPGFARLLQGRLVHKVARRGKYLLFEIDEGWFIVHLGMTGTLRVLRNVPHPPAAAKHDHVDWVFDDFILRFRDPRRFGAVLWHTRSAGDVLEHPLLADLGVEPFAPSFSGALLHRKTRGRKISVKQALLAGDIVVGVGNIYASESLFRAGIRPTTAAGRISSVRYGLLADAVRITLAAAIEKGGSTLRDFVGSNGESGYFQLDYFVYDRAGLPCRVCGTPIKQIVQGQRSTYYCPTCQR
- the mutY gene encoding A/G-specific adenine glycosylase, whose translation is MSVPASSTVFPRIPTLSDFSVRLIAWQREHGRHDLPWQNTRDPYRIWLSEIMLQQTQVSTVIPYYARFLARFPDVAALAAAPDDDVMTLWAGLGYYTRARNLHRCAQVVVEQHGGRFPESVEALAELPGIGRSTAAAIASFAFGARATILDGNVKRVLARVFGVEGFPGEKKVENGMWLLAESLLPVNATDDDISAYTQGLMDFGATLCARGKPDCVRCPFAVDCVANVTGRQRELPAARPKKTVPTRRTWMLLLRDGDTVMLEKRPPSGIWGGLWSLPEAADEAALVQLARDFGATADVSPLAPLTHVFTHFRLDIEPRIAEFDHAATVASARDADTVWISLNELDAYGVPAPVRKLLEALQGSLI
- a CDS encoding LON peptidase substrate-binding domain-containing protein — protein: MSSTPSVLADVPLFPLHTVLFPDGLLPLKIFEARYLDMARDCLRDHTSFGVCLLKSGGEVAQPDEPSVPESVGCLAEIDVCDVDEFGMLLIRARGTERFRLLSHRVESGGLLVGMAELIGSDVPLEGTHYMEKFGACAEVLERIIATIRERDAESLPFLEPFRLDDPTWVSNRLSEVLPVALKARQKLMELQDAGARIDIVHHYMQQHQLL
- the rapZ gene encoding RNase adapter RapZ gives rise to the protein MRIILITGISGSGKSVALNALEDAGYYCVDNLPPRFLPELAAYLAGDGQDRLAVAIDARSGASLDDMPQMIRDLAGQHDVRVLFLNASTQALIQRFSETRRRHPLSGSPAHDADVGVLTSLAEAIERERELVAGLAEFGHQIDTSNLRANVLRAWVKRFIEQEHTGLALMFESFGFKRGVPLDADFVFDVRTLPNPYYDRELRPLTGLDKPVIDFLDALPVVQQMIGDIESFLQKWLPHFRDDNRSYLTVAIGCTGGQHRSVFIAETLAARFASEANVLVRHRDAPINVDDSSKLVA
- the hprK gene encoding HPr(Ser) kinase/phosphatase, which codes for MDTSSINAQSIFDDNAAALKLSWLTGHEGWERGFSAETVATATSSADLVGHLNLIHPNRIQVLGEAETNYYQRQSDEDRSRHMAELIALEPPFLVVAGGVAAPPELVLRCTRSSTPLFTTPMSPAAVIDSLRLYMSRILAPRATLHGVFLDILGMGVLLTGDSGLGKSELGLELISRGHGLVADDAVDFVRLGPDFVEGRCPPLLQNLLEVRGLGLLDIKTIFGETAVRRKMKLKLIVQLVRRPDGEFQRLPLESQTVDVLGLPISKVTIQVAAGRNLAVLVEAAVRNTILQLRGIDTLRDFMDRQRLAMQDPDSQFPGKLI